In Camarhynchus parvulus chromosome Z, STF_HiC, whole genome shotgun sequence, a genomic segment contains:
- the HINT1 gene encoding histidine triad nucleotide-binding protein 1, protein MADEISKAQAARPGGDTIFGKIIRKEIPANIIYEDEQCLAFHDISPQAPTHFLVIPKKPIVRLSEAEDSDESLLGHLMIVGKKCAANLGLTNGFRMVVNEGPEGGQSVYHVHLHVLGGRQLGWPPG, encoded by the exons ATGGCTGACGAGATCAGCAAGGCGCAGGCGGCGCGTCCCGGCGGGGACACCATCTTCGGGAAGATCATCCGCAAGGAGATCCCCGCTAACATCATCTACGAGGACGAGCAG TGCCTCGCCTTCCATGATATTTCACCCCAAGCTCCAACACATTTCTTAGTAATTCCTAAGAAGCCAATTGTCAGATTGTCTGAAGCAGAAGATTCTGATGAATCT ctTCTCGGGCATTTAATGATTGTTGGCAAGAAGTGTGCTGCTAACCTGGGCCTGACCAATGGATTCCGGATGGTTGTGAATGAAGGGCCTGAGGGTGGGCAGTCTGTCTATCATGTACATCTCCATGTTCTGGGTGGTCGCCAGTTGGGCTGGCCTCCTGGCTAA